The following nucleotide sequence is from Pseudobutyrivibrio ruminis HUN009.
AGCGTAAGCTGTCCCTAATTTTTTCTCAGTAAACGATTCAGTGTTCGTTTTCTACCATTTCATTTACGAAAGTCTATAAAGTTATTTCGTAACTTTGTTCACAAAATTCTCACGAATTGTATAGCAAATTAATCACGTTCTTGCCAATATTCAGACAATTCTTGCCAGTACACAGATTTATCACACAATATATGCTAACTTGAAATTACAAAAAGTTATTTCGTGTAACGTTTTGTAGGAGACATTGTTGATTGGCAAATATTAAGTGAGGAAGAATCATATGAAAAGAAATCTACCATTATTACTTAATAAGATCATTTCATTAGGTCTTATAGTACCACTGTATTTGGCAATGTCAATAAGTGCATTTGCTGACATAACAGATGCGCCTTCAGAGGATACTCCTACAGAGGTAGTTGCTTCTGTTCCAGAGAGCAGCCCTGCTCCTGAGGCAAGTGCACCGGCAGAACCAAGTACAACTACAAATGAGGCTCCAGCTTCAGAGGTTACACCACCTGCAGCTGGTGAGACTCCATCAGAAGGCACAACCCCATCGGAAGGTACACCCCCAACAGATGGCACAACTCCTACTGATGGTAATCAGGGAGAATCTGATACAGCCGGAGACCAAACTCCTAAGGATGATTTAAACCAGGATGGTGATGGTTTAGAGGGTGATGGTCTAGATGGGGAACTAGACGACGAATTAGAAGATGAGCTTGACGGCGACAAACTAGAAGACGAGGAGCTTGAAGAAGAGGACGCGGAAGAGGAATGCGAGCATGAGCTAGTTTACACATCCAACGAAGACGGAAGCCACACAGTTACATGTGCTCTTTGTGATATGGAAGAGTACTCAGAAACATGTGAGTATGACGATGACGGCATTTGCGTTAAGTGTGGTTACAAGCGCCTTCCAGATCCAGTACTTGTTTATGAAGATGAATATGTAATAGTAACTGTTTCTGGTGCAGTTCCTGAAAATGCAGATTTAAAGGTTAAGCCTATTACAGAAGAAAATGAAGAAACTAGAGACCTTTATAATCACACAGCTGACAAGATGGAAGAGCTGTTAGCTGATTCAGAAAATGAAGTATATGGATTCCTGGCATACGATATTTGTTTTACAGACATTGAAACAGGCGAAGAAGTTGAGCCATCTGATAATGTAACTATTTCAATGGAATACAAGAGCGAAATCCTTCCTGTATCTCAGGAAGATGTTGATAACGCTAAAGAGCTCAAGGTTGATGTAGTACATATCAATGATAAAACAGATGAGGTTGAAAATCTTTCAGAAGCAGGTAGCGCAACAGTATCTACTTCATCAGATACTTCAGTAAAGAGCGCAAGCTTCACTAACGATTGCTTCTCCGTTTATACATTGCTTTGGAATGGAAATACTAATAGACAAATCGAAGTTACTTTCAACAATGTATTTGTACAAATTACAGATGGTGAAGAAGTTCCAGAATACGAAGAAATTCAAGAATCAATTAACATGGACGGAAGTACTCCTGAAATTATGATTTCGGATAAGGTTGATGATATTCCTGGATACAAGTTTAGGAGAGCTGACTACAAGGTAGATGGCATAGGAAAAGACGTTGATGGACTTAAGCTTATAAAGAAAGATAACTCTAACTCATATTACTTACAACTACTAAATGAAGGTGCAGAGGTTGCAAAAGTTGCTCTAAGTAGTTCAGCAAAAGCAACTGTAAATATTTACTACGAAAAGAACATAAACCTTACAGTACAGAAAATTGCAACAGGTGCTGCTAAAGAAGATACTACTACAACTTATGAATTTGTAATCAAGAATTCAGAAGATGTTCCAGTAGGCGCAACAAAATATTATGTAGGCGAAGAATTAAGAACCACAGACGCTGCATCTGGAATGTTTACATTACTTTCTGGACAAAAGGCTGAATTCATAGATCTTCCAGCAGGAAGCTACTATATCACAGAAACAGGTACATCTTATGAAAGTACTTATAAACTAAAGGATTTCACTACAAAGATTCTAGAGGTAAAGAAGAATCAGGCAGACACATTATTAGTTCAATATGAAGCTGCATCGCAGGATTCAAGAGTAGTTGAAACAACTGTTGATGATGAGTCTACAAAGAATATTAAGTTTAAAAACTGTTACACAACAGTTACTGGACCAACAGAAATCGTATCTGCAACAGTGGCAAAGTATATTAGATATCATGCAGAAGATGATAATTATGATCTTACAATCAAGTTTAAAGGTCCAGAACAAAAAATCGTTACCACTATTGATACTTCGGAAGAACTTGAGCAGGAAGAAAAAACCAAGGTAGATATTGTATTAGTTGTTGATAAATCCAATTCTATGGGATATGCAACAACAGATCCTAATTATCCTACTCGTATAAAGTGCGTGGTAGCAGCAGTAGATTCTATGGTAAAGACTATAAAGGATAAAGATGATGTTGATGCCAAATGGAAGGTTATAGACTTTGGCCAATATGCAAAGCTGATGACAAGTGATTGGATTGATACAGGCGATGTTGTAGTAACAGAGGCGCTTGGACCAGCAGAAAGTATAGGAGGTGGAACAAACTATTGTGCCGGATTAAAGATGGCCAACGAACAGATACCTGGAGCTAGAGTCGATGCAAAGAAGATTGTTATTTTCCTTACAGATGGCTGCCCTACATACGGTATAAAAAATGGAAAGCAAATAGGTAAAGGTACAAATTTAACAACAGAAATAGAAACTGCTACATATACTTATGCGAGTCAGCTTGAATGTGACTATTTCTACGCTATAGGAATGGGCCTCGGCTACAACTCATATAGTGATGCATCAGGTGGCATCGATGCATTCACACTTTTACAGAATATGAGCGCCAAAGTAAAAGCTAAAGAAGGAGCGGAGGCATATAATATTTCTCCGGAAAAGGTTGGTTCTATCTTTGATAGCTTGGCTGGAACAATCAGCAGCATTGCAGCAGGTGGACTTGAAACTAGTACAGAGATGTTTTACTCATCAAATGTAGTAATGACAGATACACTTAGCGAATATGTAGATATAGTTCCAGATAGTACATTCAAGATTAACGTAACCTTAGACTTACAGGATGTTCAAGATGAGAGTGTAGCAAGTGTGCCAGGTGTTATCAAAGATGGAATTCAGGAATCACCTGCCACATACACATTACCTGATGGAACAGTTCTAACAGCAAATTACATCGTTAAAAATAATGCTGATGGAACAGTTGTAAGAACAATTAGCATGGTATTCCCACAGGGTTATCTGTTAGATGATGGATATGAGTATCAGGTTAAGTTCTACGTACAGCCAAGTGATTTGGCATACGATTACTACTACGAACACAAAGATGATGAGAATCCTTATCCTCACACAGGCGATGATGAAACAGACCATGGTAACAACAGGCCAATTACATCATCATTATTACCTGGCTTCTATTCAAATGGTGTAGCTAATACAACTTATGTAATAAACAACCAGTCAGGTAAGCTTGATTTCCCTAAGCCTGTAGTTCAGGTGCATTTCACAAATGTTTGGGAAATCTACAAGGTAAATCAGAGCGGTGATTACTTAGATGGAGCACAATTCACACTCGAAGAGCAGGCAGAAGAAGGAACAGTGGCTACATCTTATACAGGAACTAGCCAACAGGTTGAACAATTATCAGGTTTGGTTGTTTGGAATGACACTGTAGCAACTGGAAAGATTTACAAGTTGAAAGAGATGCAGGCTCCTACAGGATATGTGACTAGCAATGATAATTGGATAATCACAATCTCTGATGAGAATGTACCTACAGTAAGAATTGTTACAGAAAGTGGTAATCCAGAAGGAACAGAGTACTTGGTTGAACCAGTGAGAGACGGAAAAGTTATTACCTACAGATTTGAGTTCATAAACAAAAAAGCATCAGCTTTACCTTACACAGGTGGAAGCGGCGTATACAAAACTACAGTAACCGGAATTGCAATGATGATTTTATCAGCATTCATGTTCTACTTGAACAGAAGAAAAAAAGCAGGTTTTTAACATGGTAAAGTCATAGTGACTTGGAAGGGAGTCGCCAATGAAGAAGGCAGTATTTAAATCAAAAGGATTAATAGGAATAATTCTTGGGGCGTTATTAATCATAGGCTGTCTACAGATAACTGGGTTAAAAGCTGCTGGAAGGATTAATCCTAATACTCCGATTACTATTACAGCTAAAATAGCTGAAAATGATCAATCGATATTTGCACAGGAATTTGAAGGTACGCTTCAAATCAGACTATATAAGATAGCTGATGTTGGAGAGACAGGCAAGGCCACTATAGAGGCTGGGTTTGAAAGCATCGACCTTAGCATATTAGATGAAAACCCATCACCGGATAGTATCCTTGAAAATATAGTGGCTGTTGCCGAACCTATTGCAAGCGAGATGGACGACTATACCACTATTGAAATAAATAGAGGTGATGGTGAATCTGAAAAAACAGTTACCATGCCAGGTGGAGCCGGAATCTATTTATACGTACCACAGCAGGTAACATATGGTAGATATGCTTACACATTTACAAGCTACATACTCTATGCACCAACCAGTACATACATTATGACAGGTCAAGGAAGCGATGAGTGGCAGTATGATGTATCCTTTACAATCAAGTCTGAAGCGGAGCAAGCATTCGGTGATCTTGCTATAACAAAGACCTTGGATACATTTAATAAGTCTCTTGGCAAAGCATCATTCGTATATAAGGTTACAGCAACCCTTGATAATGAAGTGGTTTGGAACAATGTGTATTCAATCGATTTTGATAAAGCTGGAAGCAAGACAAGAACGATAAAGGATTTACCAGCATCAGCAGTTGTCACAGTAGAAGAGATATACACTGGAGCAAGTTACGAAGCAGTAGGTAATGAAATAGTTACAGGATTAGTAATAAAACCTGGAGATACAGTAACAGCAAACTTTGAAAATGATTACAACGGAAATCAAATCTCTGGTGGTATCAGTGCAGAAAATCAATTCACTGTAGATGAGAATGGCAACATTATATGGACTGACAAGGATGGCAATCCAAAGGAACAGTTACATATGGAACCAGCAGAAACTTTTAGGTAGATGTGAGATGGAGGTAGCTAATTATGAAAGTAAATCGATTAATATTAGTTGCTGCAGCCATTGCCTTAATTGGCGGTCTTGCAGTAAAACCGGCCATAGCATATTTTACGGACACTGCTACTGTTAGTAAGACGATTCCAATTTCACTTGGAGATGTGGAGCTTCCAGAGATGGATGATGACGTTAATCACATGATTAAAACAATAGCGATTTCAAATACAGGTGATTACGACATATTTGTTAGAGCAAAGGCTTTATATCCAGATACTTGTACAATTACAAAGCAAACATCTACTAATTGGTCGGATTTAGATGGTGGATACTATTACTACAGTGAAATCCTAAAACCAGGCGAAAAGACGGAGGACTTAAACCTGAAAATTGATTTTGACGGTAGTACAAGCGATTTCAATGTAATCATCATTCAGGAAGCAACAAAAGTTCTTTACGACGAGGAAGAAAATGCATACGCTGATTGGACAAATGCAATTTCCAACGAAGATCAAGTGCAACCTGTTGAAGTGATTGAACAGATGCGATAGGAGGGATTGATATGAAAAAATTATATAAGAACCCTCTGATAATATTAGCACTTGGCTTGATAATCATTATTTCAGCATCTGCTGGGGCAGCAAGAGCAGCAATTGTTTATCAGTCAGCAGCTGAGAGAGTAAATTTCTCAACAGCAACAATTTCAGTTGAGGTTCAGGAGAAAACGGATGAAGGATACGTTGCAGTAGAAAATGAATTGAATTTCAGTGAAGTGGCAAAAGATGAGAAATTCAAAGTAGGAAAAATATACAACGAGAGTGTAAGAATTGTTAATAACTCTAATCAGGAAACTGGCTACAGTGAATATGTAAGAGTTGTAGTTAGAAAGAATTGGTACAAGGATGGTAAGAGCACAAATCTTGATCCTGATTTGATTGAGTTAGGAATTGCTGATGGATGGTATTTAAATCCTGATGAAACCACAAAAGAGCAGGCTGTTTATTACATGACAACTCCTCTTGGCTGTGGAAATGCAGCAGATTTTTTAGTATCAGTTAGGGTAAAAAGTGAGCTTACATCTTTCGTAGAAACAAAGCAATATGTAGAGGATGGCGTAGCAATCAAAGGAACCATAGTAAACGAATATCTTTACGATGGACAAGCCTTCCAAATCGAAATTCAGGCAGATGCAGTGCAGACACACAACAGTGAAGATGCAATATATGCAGCCTGGGGAATCAAGGCAACATGTGATGGACAAGACGACGGAAACATATTAACAATTGGTGATAAGCCTGTTAATTAAGAAAGGAGCAAGCGATGAAAAAGAAAATTATTAATACAGTCCTTGCTCTAGTGGTCACAGTAGCAGGGCTGATGACGACAAGTTTTGATTCAAATGCAGCTACCCAAACAACAGGATGGAATGTTGAATATGATGGCCAGGGATTTAGCTCAGACTACAATGTGGATAAATCTACTATTACCAGCGTAATGCCTGGGGACACAGTAAAATTTCAGGTTAATTACAAAAACAACTCTAGCGCAACTGCAGATTTCTACTTAAGTACAGATGTCATTGCATCGCTGGAAGAAAAAAATGCAGATGGAAGCTCAGCAAATATCAGCGGCGGTGCCTATTCCTACAATATTAGTTATATCTTAAATGGCAACACTAACGTCTTATACGATAGTGAAACTGTAGGTGGCGATAGCACTACTGTAGTCGGATTACAGCAGGTTCAGGGGGGATTGAAAAATGGAGAAAACGCATTTATGAGCGTGGGCACATTAGCAAGCCAGGCCAGCGGAACAGTTGTTATAGAAATCAAGCTTGATGGAAATTCACAGGATAACGATTACATGCAAAAGCTTGCACAGCTGGATGTAAGGTTTGGAGCTGAGAAGCAAACATCACCGGAGAATGTAGTAGTAAATACATCTGAAACAAAACGAGTAGTGTACACCATCCCAGGAGGATCTCAAGTAGTAGTATTAGAGGAGCCAGCAGTTCCACTTGCTAATACGCTTGCTAATACACTTGGCAGCCCTCAAACAGGAGATTCCATTATTCCTATTGTTGTATGTAGCATGATGTTACTTATAGGATTATTACTTGTAATTAGTTACTTTTGGATCTCAAAAAATAATAGAGAGAAGGTAGCGTGATATGAAGAAATTAAAAAGATTATTCGGATTTAGTTTAATAATGACCATGTTATGTTCTCTTATTTCGCCTATTTGGGTGAGAGCTGAAGAGTACACATATCAAATAAGTATAATTCGTGGTGGCACAGAGGAAATAGGAGCAGCTTTTGTTTCAGATATGTCAGATTCGTTGACAATTGTAAGTGCAAGTGGTGAGGTTTCTGTTTCGTCAAATAAGGATTCGGTTACAATCAAGGGTCTTAAATATAATGACCAGATTTCCTTCAACCCTAAATCAGCAGTGGAAATATCTGATGATTCAAACGATAAGTACTATGTAAAGGGAATGAGAATCAGTGGATCAAACGATGTTGTCTCTGAATCTACTTTCCCAGTTACAAAAGACAATTCCTATGTTGTAGCTTATGGAGTTGGCGCGGTAGTTCCATATACAGTTAAGTATTTGGATAGCGCAGGAAATGCACTTGCTCAGCAGAATACCTTTTACGGAGCCATTGGTGATGAAGTATATGTTCCATATAAATATATCGATGGATATATTCCAAACGCCTTAAATCTTCATACTACAAGCTTAAAGGAAAATGACGAATTTGTATTTACATATACTAAGGCATCATCTGGTGGCCAGACAATCTATAATACAACCACTTCCACATCATATGGCGTGGTTGAAGGTGAAGGCCAAATGACCTATCAATTTGTTCCAGCGGCAGTAAGAGAAGTGGCAGGCAATGGCCAGGCTGGTGGCGCAGCAAATGGAAATGGCACAAATCAAGCTGGCGGTGCAGCAGGCGGAAACCGGAATAATGAAGCAGCCAACGGAAATAATGAAGTTGCAATCGAAGATACTCAAACACCTACAGCTGCAGATGTCATAGACATTGATGATGAAGATGTTGCTAAAGCTGGTGAAACAGAAAAAATGTTTGATGTTCTAGAGAGAACAGCAATGGTTATTGCAATACTTGGATTGTTGTTAATACTTCTAACAATTGGAGCGGTAATAAAAGAAAAGCATGATATTTCTAAATATGACTAGTTAATAGTTATATTACTTTGAGGCGGCAGGAGTTCCTGCCGCTTTTTTCATGTCAGTAAATATGATACAATATAACAGATTGTAAATAAATGGAGGGTGTTATGGACACAGTAGAGACAGTTACAGCGGACGAACTAGTGGAAGACATACAGTCTGGTGTGCTTCAACAACAGCTTGAAGCCATGATACCAAAGTTTTGGAGCTTCTTTTGGAGTGCAGTACTTGCGCTTATAGTTTTTATCATTGGAACTCGCATTATAAAAGGCATCATCAAGGTTTTTCATAAGGCTATGAACCTCAAAGAGGTGGATCCAGGCGTGGAGACATTTCTTGAGTCTGTTCTTAGATGGATTCTTTATATAATTCTACTGACAATTATTCTCGGCTTATTTGGTGTTACAACTACATCAATATCTGCAGCTGTTGCAGGCCTTGGGGTTACAATAGGTCTTGCTTTACAGGGCGCTTTGTCAAACTTTGCAGGTGGCATACTTATCCTTGTTATGCATCCATTTAGAGTTGGGGATTACATTATTGAGCATGCTTCAGGGCAGGAAGGTACAGTTGATAAAATCAACATCATCTATACTACTCTAAAGATGCTAGATGGCCGTTTGGTTCAAATTCCAAATGGAACACTTTCGGCTGCATCACTTACAAACTGCACAGCTCAAAGCTATCGTTTGTTTAACGAAACAGTGGGTATCAGCTACGGCTCAGATATCGCAAAGGCAAAAGAAATCCTTCAGGACATTGCAGAAAAGGCTGAGCACAGATTGGAGATTTCTCCTATTCAGGTTTTTGTAGCAGAGCTTGGAGATAGTGCTGTACAGATTGGTTTGAGATTTCCAGTGGATATAGACCATTATTGGACCACCAAATGGGATACACTAGAAGAAATTAAAAATAGATTTGATAAATCTGGAATCGAGATTTGTTACAATCAGCTAGATGTACATATCACACAATAGAAAGGCATTAATTTGAACAAGGCATACGAATTACTAAAAGAGGAAAAGCTTGAGGGATTAGATTCCCTTGGCTTCATATTTGAACATAAGAAAACAAAAGCCAGAATTTGTTTTATTTCAAACGATGATACAAACAAAGTATTTTACATAGGTTTTAGAACTCCACCAAAGGATTCTACCGGTGTGGCTCATATCGTTGAGCACACAGTACTTTGTGGCTCAGACAAATATCCTGTAAAGGACCCATTTGTAGAGCTCGTAAAGGGAAGCTTAAACACTTTCCTTAATGCAATGACATATCCAGATAAGACAGTTTATCCTATAGCCAGCACAAACAACGCTGACTATATGAATCTTATCGATGTATATATGGATGCAGTTTTTCACCCAAATATCTACAAGTATCGCGAGATATTTGAGCAGGAGGGCTGGCATTATGAAATGGAAAATGAGGACAGCGACCTGACAATCAACGGTGTTGTATACAACGAGATGAAGGGAGCATATTCATCACCTGATGATGTGCTTTCACGCCAGATTCTTAATTCTCTTTTCCCTGATACAACTTACGCTATTGAATCAGGCGGTGACCCAAAGGTTATCCCAACTCTTACATATGAGGATTTCCTTGCCTTCCACAGCAAGTATTATCATCCAAGCAATTCATACATCTATGTTTATGGTGATGTGGATATCGATGATTTGCTTGAGTATTTAGATACCAAATATCTTCGTCACTACGATTATCTAGAGGTAGATTCAGAGATTAACATGCAGCCTGCCTTTGATAAGCCAGTTGAGGTCACGGTAGATTACCCAATCGCAGCAGACCAGGACACAAAGAACAATGCTTATCTTTCTTACAATGTTTGTATAGGCGATGTTCTTGATCCAAACATGTATAGAGCTTTCGATATATTAAACTATGCACTTGTTTCGGCACCAGGCGCACCTTTGTATAAAGCACTTATTGATGCAAATATTGCAGAGGATGTTGAGTGTTCGTTTGAATCATCTCAGCGCCAGATGTATTTTTCAGTAGTGGCACGTGGCGCGAACGAAGAGGATAGAGACCGCTTTGTTAACATTATCGAAACTACACTTCAAAACGAGATTAAAAAGGGTATTGATAAAAAGACTCTTTTTGCTGCTATAAATGGTGAACAGTTTAGAGCTAGAGAGCTAGACTTCGGTAGCGCTCCAAAGGGGCTTATCATTGGACTTCAGCTTCTTGATAGCTGGTTATATGATAAAAACCAACCATTCCTTCATTTACACGCTGTTGAAGTATTAGATAAAATTAAAACGAGAGTTAATAATGGACTTTTCGATTATATTGCAGATGTTTATCTACTTTCAAATAATCATAAGTCTATCGTTACTCTTAGACCAAAGCAGGGACTTACAGCAGCAGATGACAATGAATTAAAAGAAAAGCTTGCTGCTAAAAAGGCAACTCTTTCAAAGGAAGAAATCAAACAGATTGTTGAACATACAGCTCATCTGAAGGAATATCAGGAGACTCCTAGTTCAAAGGAGGATTTGGCAAAGATACCTATGCTTTCCAGATTCGACCTTACAAGAGAAGCTCGTCCTATAGATTTGGCGGTCTATGATGAGGATGGAACAACAATCCTTCATCACAAGGTTAGTACAAATGGAATCCATTATTTCAATATGGTTTTCGATATCAGCGATATTACATTATCAGATATTCCATATGTATCATTATTGGAACGATTCATAGGATTGATGGATACAAAGCACTATACATATGCTGATTACACTAATGAAATGTATCTTCATACTGGTGGTATCACTACTACAACAGCTGTGCATGAAGTGTTTGGCGAGCATGATAAATATCGCATCACCTTTGAGGTTCGCTCGAAATTCATTTATGAAGAAGCGGATGTGGCAAAGGACCTTGCAATGGAAATGATATGCAATACCATATTCTCGGATGAAAAGAGATTAAAGGAGCTTATCGTAGCAGAGAAATCCCACATGGAATCACTTCTCAATTCAAGAGGTAACCAGGTGGCTGCTACTAGAGCAAGATGCGGTTTCTCAAAGAAGGCCAATATTTCAGATTTGGCAAATGGAGTTCGATTCTATAGATTTCTGGTAGACCTTGAAGAGAACTTTGATGATAGAAAAGATGAAATTATATCTAAACTTAATAAAATGTGCAAAACAATATTTGCAAAGGATAGATTGATAATATCATCTACTGGTAAGACAGAGGTACTGAATCAGGCAAGAAGGCTTGTAAATGAAATCAGACCTATGCTTTCTCAGGAAAAGCTTTCCTTCGAGGGAGATAATGAGTTTGAGGTTCATCCAGTAAAGGAGGC
It contains:
- a CDS encoding mechanosensitive ion channel family protein, which codes for MDTVETVTADELVEDIQSGVLQQQLEAMIPKFWSFFWSAVLALIVFIIGTRIIKGIIKVFHKAMNLKEVDPGVETFLESVLRWILYIILLTIILGLFGVTTTSISAAVAGLGVTIGLALQGALSNFAGGILILVMHPFRVGDYIIEHASGQEGTVDKINIIYTTLKMLDGRLVQIPNGTLSAASLTNCTAQSYRLFNETVGISYGSDIAKAKEILQDIAEKAEHRLEISPIQVFVAELGDSAVQIGLRFPVDIDHYWTTKWDTLEEIKNRFDKSGIEICYNQLDVHITQ
- a CDS encoding MucBP domain-containing protein codes for the protein MKKLKRLFGFSLIMTMLCSLISPIWVRAEEYTYQISIIRGGTEEIGAAFVSDMSDSLTIVSASGEVSVSSNKDSVTIKGLKYNDQISFNPKSAVEISDDSNDKYYVKGMRISGSNDVVSESTFPVTKDNSYVVAYGVGAVVPYTVKYLDSAGNALAQQNTFYGAIGDEVYVPYKYIDGYIPNALNLHTTSLKENDEFVFTYTKASSGGQTIYNTTTSTSYGVVEGEGQMTYQFVPAAVREVAGNGQAGGAANGNGTNQAGGAAGGNRNNEAANGNNEVAIEDTQTPTAADVIDIDDEDVAKAGETEKMFDVLERTAMVIAILGLLLILLTIGAVIKEKHDISKYD
- a CDS encoding DUF7604 domain-containing protein; the encoded protein is MKRNLPLLLNKIISLGLIVPLYLAMSISAFADITDAPSEDTPTEVVASVPESSPAPEASAPAEPSTTTNEAPASEVTPPAAGETPSEGTTPSEGTPPTDGTTPTDGNQGESDTAGDQTPKDDLNQDGDGLEGDGLDGELDDELEDELDGDKLEDEELEEEDAEEECEHELVYTSNEDGSHTVTCALCDMEEYSETCEYDDDGICVKCGYKRLPDPVLVYEDEYVIVTVSGAVPENADLKVKPITEENEETRDLYNHTADKMEELLADSENEVYGFLAYDICFTDIETGEEVEPSDNVTISMEYKSEILPVSQEDVDNAKELKVDVVHINDKTDEVENLSEAGSATVSTSSDTSVKSASFTNDCFSVYTLLWNGNTNRQIEVTFNNVFVQITDGEEVPEYEEIQESINMDGSTPEIMISDKVDDIPGYKFRRADYKVDGIGKDVDGLKLIKKDNSNSYYLQLLNEGAEVAKVALSSSAKATVNIYYEKNINLTVQKIATGAAKEDTTTTYEFVIKNSEDVPVGATKYYVGEELRTTDAASGMFTLLSGQKAEFIDLPAGSYYITETGTSYESTYKLKDFTTKILEVKKNQADTLLVQYEAASQDSRVVETTVDDESTKNIKFKNCYTTVTGPTEIVSATVAKYIRYHAEDDNYDLTIKFKGPEQKIVTTIDTSEELEQEEKTKVDIVLVVDKSNSMGYATTDPNYPTRIKCVVAAVDSMVKTIKDKDDVDAKWKVIDFGQYAKLMTSDWIDTGDVVVTEALGPAESIGGGTNYCAGLKMANEQIPGARVDAKKIVIFLTDGCPTYGIKNGKQIGKGTNLTTEIETATYTYASQLECDYFYAIGMGLGYNSYSDASGGIDAFTLLQNMSAKVKAKEGAEAYNISPEKVGSIFDSLAGTISSIAAGGLETSTEMFYSSNVVMTDTLSEYVDIVPDSTFKINVTLDLQDVQDESVASVPGVIKDGIQESPATYTLPDGTVLTANYIVKNNADGTVVRTISMVFPQGYLLDDGYEYQVKFYVQPSDLAYDYYYEHKDDENPYPHTGDDETDHGNNRPITSSLLPGFYSNGVANTTYVINNQSGKLDFPKPVVQVHFTNVWEIYKVNQSGDYLDGAQFTLEEQAEEGTVATSYTGTSQQVEQLSGLVVWNDTVATGKIYKLKEMQAPTGYVTSNDNWIITISDENVPTVRIVTESGNPEGTEYLVEPVRDGKVITYRFEFINKKASALPYTGGSGVYKTTVTGIAMMILSAFMFYLNRRKKAGF
- a CDS encoding DUF5979 domain-containing protein; this encodes MKKAVFKSKGLIGIILGALLIIGCLQITGLKAAGRINPNTPITITAKIAENDQSIFAQEFEGTLQIRLYKIADVGETGKATIEAGFESIDLSILDENPSPDSILENIVAVAEPIASEMDDYTTIEINRGDGESEKTVTMPGGAGIYLYVPQQVTYGRYAYTFTSYILYAPTSTYIMTGQGSDEWQYDVSFTIKSEAEQAFGDLAITKTLDTFNKSLGKASFVYKVTATLDNEVVWNNVYSIDFDKAGSKTRTIKDLPASAVVTVEEIYTGASYEAVGNEIVTGLVIKPGDTVTANFENDYNGNQISGGISAENQFTVDENGNIIWTDKDGNPKEQLHMEPAETFR
- a CDS encoding insulinase family protein: MNKAYELLKEEKLEGLDSLGFIFEHKKTKARICFISNDDTNKVFYIGFRTPPKDSTGVAHIVEHTVLCGSDKYPVKDPFVELVKGSLNTFLNAMTYPDKTVYPIASTNNADYMNLIDVYMDAVFHPNIYKYREIFEQEGWHYEMENEDSDLTINGVVYNEMKGAYSSPDDVLSRQILNSLFPDTTYAIESGGDPKVIPTLTYEDFLAFHSKYYHPSNSYIYVYGDVDIDDLLEYLDTKYLRHYDYLEVDSEINMQPAFDKPVEVTVDYPIAADQDTKNNAYLSYNVCIGDVLDPNMYRAFDILNYALVSAPGAPLYKALIDANIAEDVECSFESSQRQMYFSVVARGANEEDRDRFVNIIETTLQNEIKKGIDKKTLFAAINGEQFRARELDFGSAPKGLIIGLQLLDSWLYDKNQPFLHLHAVEVLDKIKTRVNNGLFDYIADVYLLSNNHKSIVTLRPKQGLTAADDNELKEKLAAKKATLSKEEIKQIVEHTAHLKEYQETPSSKEDLAKIPMLSRFDLTREARPIDLAVYDEDGTTILHHKVSTNGIHYFNMVFDISDITLSDIPYVSLLERFIGLMDTKHYTYADYTNEMYLHTGGITTTTAVHEVFGEHDKYRITFEVRSKFIYEEADVAKDLAMEMICNTIFSDEKRLKELIVAEKSHMESLLNSRGNQVAATRARCGFSKKANISDLANGVRFYRFLVDLEENFDDRKDEIISKLNKMCKTIFAKDRLIISSTGKTEVLNQARRLVNEIRPMLSQEKLSFEGDNEFEVHPVKEALKDASQIQYVAMAGDFVKSGYKYNGSYKLLNTILGYDYFWIKVRVQGGAYGCNMNSSRQGDMVFVSYRDPNLAETLKVFEETGEYLRNFDADDRDMTKYIIGTISGMDTPLTPSQRGLRGLNCYISGISYEDLQRTRDEVLDATVEDIRALADPVDAAMSQRYICVVGNESVVEANAELFTVVENLY